From the genome of Rhodothermales bacterium:
TGGCGTTCCGGCTCCTGATCAAACGTGGAAGAGATCACCTCGGCCTGCACGTTGCGCATGGTGTCGGTTACTTCTTCCGGGCGTTCGTCCACCAGCAGAATGATCAGGTAACACTCGGGGTGATTTGTGGTGATCGCGTTGGCAATCTTCTGAAGCAGGATCGTCTTACCCGTCTTGGGCTGCGCGACGATGAGGCCGCGCTGACCCTTACCGATGGGCGCGAAGAGATCCATCACGCGCATGCTGTAATCGGTCGCATGGTATTCCAGCCGCAGTTGTTCTTCCGGATACAGCGGCGTCAGGAAATCGAAGCTGATTCGCTCTTCCAGCTCGGCCGGCGTGCGGCCGTTGATGCTGTTTACCTGGATGAGCGCAAAGAACCGCTCGCCTTCCTTGGGTGGGCGCACTTCGCCGTCCACCGTGTCGCCGAGGCGCAGGCTGAACCGTTTGATCTGCGAAGGCGAAACGTAAATGTCATCTGGACTGGGCAGGTAGTTGTATTCGGCGGAACGGAGGAAGCCGTAGCCGTCGGGGAGCACTTCGAGCACCCCGACCTTGTTGATCATGCCCTCCAGTTCTGTCTTATTCGGGTCGTAATTGGCCATGTATTTCGGCCGGCCCTCGTATACACGCTTGCGCTGCTCTTCGCGCGTACCGGTCATGGCCCGCTGCCGGCGGTTGTCGGGAACCGAAGGAGGTCCCCCACTGCCCGGTCGTTTCTCCGGTCGGCGCGGATCACGCCGTTCCATGCGGCGCGAATCGCGCTCGCCCGGACGTCCCGCGCTACGGGCGTCGCCCCGGTCTCCGCGAGCGTCGCGGTCCCGATCCCCACGGCTATCGCGGTCCCCGCGATCTCCGCGACTGTCGCGGTCGCTGCGGACTTCGCGATCTCGCTCGCCCCGGCTGTCGCGGTCGCTCCGTGTATCCCGGCTGTCCCGCTCGCCGCGGCTATCGCGGTCGCCCCGCGTATCCCGGCTGTCGCGGTCGCTACGCACCTCCCGATCTCTATCCCGGTCGCTCCGGGGCGCATCGCGGCTGTCGCGGTCGCTACGCACCTCCCGATCTCTATCCCGATCGCTCCGGGGCGCATCTCGGCTGTCGCGGTCGCTACGCCCTTCGCCGCGGGTTTCGTTGCGGCCATTGGACTTGCGGCCTTCATACCGATCGTCTGTCCTGCGCGGTGGAGTACGTTCGTTCAAGGTGCGAACCTCACCTCGATCGTTTCCCTTGCGGGTTCTGGAGCCCGAATCGTCCGGCGCGTCGCTACTCGAGCGCTCGTCCACTCGAGGTCCGCGTCCTTCGGGACGGGCGTCCCTCGGGCGGTACGAGCCACGGCTGTCGCCACTGTCGGGTCGCTCTTCCCGGGGCCGGTTCTCCTCATAACGCCGGCCGCCCTCGCGCCCTTCGCTCCAGGATTCGGTGCTGCTGCCCCGAGCGGGACGCTCCTCCGTTTCACGCGGCGTCCGTGCTTCCGCCCGAGGACGACGCTGTTCGCGCGGCGAAGCTTCGTCGCCGGCGCGGCGAGGCGCCGGCGTATCGGCGGCCGACTCGGTCCGGTCCCGCGCGGCGGCGGATGGGGCGGATGCCGGAGCACCCGCAGCCGGCGCGGCCGTGTGTGCTACGGCTTCGGCACGGGTCTCAAGGATGAGATAGATTAAATCCTGCTTTCTCAGCCCGGAATAACCAGTTAGGCCCAGATCCCGGGCGATATCTCTGAGGTCGGCGAGTTTTTGGTTCTGCAGGTCGGCAATTTTCATACAGCGTGGAAGAATAGATGCGGCAGGGGTGTTGTTGGCGTTCAGTGGAACCTCCGCTCTGGCATATCTGCGCGTACAATCCATCCTCGCGCGGTAGACGGCTCAGAAGTGAATCCAACAGGCTCGAAACACCCTC
Proteins encoded in this window:
- the rho gene encoding transcription termination factor Rho, producing MDCTRRYARAEVPLNANNTPAASILPRCMKIADLQNQKLADLRDIARDLGLTGYSGLRKQDLIYLILETRAEAVAHTAAPAAGAPASAPSAAARDRTESAADTPAPRRAGDEASPREQRRPRAEARTPRETEERPARGSSTESWSEGREGGRRYEENRPREERPDSGDSRGSYRPRDARPEGRGPRVDERSSSDAPDDSGSRTRKGNDRGEVRTLNERTPPRRTDDRYEGRKSNGRNETRGEGRSDRDSRDAPRSDRDRDREVRSDRDSRDAPRSDRDRDREVRSDRDSRDTRGDRDSRGERDSRDTRSDRDSRGERDREVRSDRDSRGDRGDRDSRGDRDRDARGDRGDARSAGRPGERDSRRMERRDPRRPEKRPGSGGPPSVPDNRRQRAMTGTREEQRKRVYEGRPKYMANYDPNKTELEGMINKVGVLEVLPDGYGFLRSAEYNYLPSPDDIYVSPSQIKRFSLRLGDTVDGEVRPPKEGERFFALIQVNSINGRTPAELEERISFDFLTPLYPEEQLRLEYHATDYSMRVMDLFAPIGKGQRGLIVAQPKTGKTILLQKIANAITTNHPECYLIILLVDERPEEVTDTMRNVQAEVISSTFDQEPERHVEVADIVLEKAKRLVEAGQDVIILLDSITRLARAHNAVAPNTGKTLSGGIEAGALRGPKRFFGAARNVEEGGSLTIIGTALIDTGSRMDEVIFEEFKGTGNMELVLSREMADRRIFPAMDTVKSGTRREELLLPEAKLSRVWILRKLLADMDPVQSMNFLLDKMRGTRDNDEFLIVMNS